In Patescibacteria group bacterium, a genomic segment contains:
- a CDS encoding cation:proton antiporter — protein MENFSFTRDLILVLGTAFLGGFLAKKLRQPLLTGYILGGLIIGGLSSQFIAPDRNLASFSQIGVAFLMFTLGLEFSWNKFKRIGKELLFAAISQILGTILFGLFLFPRFGFDFYASFFLACCFSLSSTAVVVKILSDRGEIDKLSSELTVGWLLIQDLAVLPMVIILPALANNLKNGESLMVSLLIFGQALLRATILLFFVVLIGKKLVPLITEKILKTQSRELLLLSVVALCLILAFGTASLGLSFALGAFLAGFLVSDMGISASIFGEIRPLRDIFAVIFFVTLGFLVYPQFLLENWVMILTISLLVIAFKFLLVSAIVLYLGYHTKTAFMTGIALTQVGEFAAVLAQMGLATQIISQELNFLIISVTLLTIILTPWIFNLAPSFYKKIKNQSSRFPALASFFNTYDKKPLKEELPFADHVVICGYGRVGRYIGRALEMEKIPFVVVDYNYQVVKELRDKGLKIIYGDPAEIDVLDYAQVDKAKTVIIAIPDRQSQEMIIANAQTLRPGIKIICRTHHEEDQPKLRALKVETIIQPEFEAALSIVTKLLSDFGVAGNDIDGKIKRLKIEHGMG, from the coding sequence ATGGAAAATTTTTCTTTTACGCGTGATTTAATTTTGGTTTTGGGCACGGCTTTTTTGGGTGGCTTTTTAGCAAAAAAGTTGCGCCAGCCGCTTTTAACCGGTTATATTTTGGGCGGTTTGATTATCGGGGGTCTTTCTTCACAATTTATCGCTCCCGATCGTAATTTAGCCAGTTTTTCTCAAATAGGGGTGGCTTTTTTAATGTTTACCTTGGGTTTGGAGTTTTCGTGGAATAAGTTTAAAAGAATCGGCAAGGAACTTCTTTTTGCCGCGATTTCGCAAATCTTAGGCACCATTCTTTTTGGTCTTTTCCTTTTTCCCCGGTTTGGCTTTGATTTTTATGCCTCATTTTTCTTAGCCTGCTGTTTTTCTTTGTCTTCAACGGCGGTTGTGGTTAAGATTTTGTCGGATCGGGGCGAAATTGATAAATTGTCATCGGAATTAACCGTCGGCTGGCTTTTAATTCAGGATTTAGCCGTTTTGCCCATGGTGATTATCCTACCGGCCTTGGCCAACAATTTAAAAAACGGGGAAAGCCTGATGGTTTCCTTGCTGATTTTCGGCCAAGCCCTTTTAAGGGCCACAATCCTTCTTTTTTTCGTGGTTCTTATCGGCAAAAAATTGGTTCCCCTGATCACGGAAAAAATCCTGAAAACCCAATCCAGAGAACTTCTTTTGTTGTCGGTTGTGGCTCTCTGCCTGATTTTGGCTTTTGGTACGGCCAGTTTGGGTTTGTCCTTTGCTTTGGGCGCTTTTTTGGCCGGATTTTTGGTTTCTGACATGGGGATTTCCGCTTCTATCTTTGGCGAAATCAGACCCTTACGGGATATTTTTGCCGTGATTTTCTTTGTAACTTTGGGTTTTTTGGTTTACCCGCAATTTTTATTAGAAAACTGGGTGATGATTTTAACAATTAGTTTACTGGTTATCGCTTTTAAATTTCTTCTGGTTTCGGCTATTGTTTTGTATTTAGGCTACCACACAAAAACCGCCTTTATGACCGGTATCGCTCTGACCCAGGTAGGGGAGTTTGCCGCGGTTTTGGCGCAGATGGGGTTGGCGACCCAGATTATTTCTCAAGAACTTAATTTTTTAATTATTTCCGTAACGCTTCTGACGATTATTCTTACTCCCTGGATTTTTAATCTTGCCCCTTCTTTTTACAAAAAAATTAAAAATCAAAGTTCCCGCTTCCCGGCTTTGGCCTCGTTTTTTAATACTTACGACAAAAAACCGCTTAAGGAGGAATTGCCTTTTGCCGACCATGTCGTTATCTGCGGTTATGGCCGTGTCGGCAGATATATCGGTCGGGCTCTGGAGATGGAAAAAATTCCCTTTGTCGTCGTTGACTATAATTATCAGGTGGTCAAAGAGCTTAGAGATAAGGGCTTAAAGATCATTTATGGTGATCCGGCGGAAATCGATGTTTTGGATTACGCCCAAGTTGATAAGGCTAAAACCGTCATTATCGCCATTCCTGATCGGCAGAGCCAGGAAATGATTATTGCCAACGCCCAAACGTTGCGGCCGGGGATCAAAATTATCTGCAGGACTCATCATGAAGAGGACCAGCCGAAGCTTAGAGCTTTGAAAGTTGAAACCATTATTCAGCCCGAATTTGAAGCCGCTTTGTCAATTGTGACCAAACTTTTGAGTGACTTCGGCGTGGCCGGAAATGACATTGATGGCAAAATTAAACGCTTAAAAATTGAACACGGGATGGGGTAA
- a CDS encoding RluA family pseudouridine synthase, which yields MNLSPKILYEDEEILVIDKPSGMIVNKADTTKDLETVQDWVEKKFKIHNLKSTIGDSDFVKRAGIVHRTDKETSGLLLIAKTEEAFLNLQAQFKERKVKKTYLTLVHGQVAPEEGEIKAPIGRLPWQRERFGVFPGGREAETRYKVLSIKYKVTNGDREPLTFLEVWPLTGRTHQIRVHLKYLGFPIVGDEFYAGRKRGRDDRKFCPRVFLHAASIEFLHPATGKLCKMEAKLPEDLQQILSSLI from the coding sequence GTGAACCTTTCCCCGAAAATTCTTTACGAAGACGAAGAAATTCTAGTAATAGATAAACCCTCCGGTATGATCGTTAATAAGGCCGACACGACAAAAGATCTGGAAACAGTGCAGGATTGGGTTGAGAAAAAATTTAAAATTCACAATTTAAAATCTACAATCGGGGACAGTGACTTTGTTAAAAGAGCGGGAATTGTTCATCGAACTGATAAAGAGACAAGCGGCCTACTTTTGATTGCCAAAACCGAAGAAGCTTTTTTAAACCTCCAAGCGCAATTTAAGGAAAGAAAAGTTAAAAAGACCTATCTTACGTTGGTTCACGGCCAAGTTGCGCCCGAGGAAGGTGAAATCAAGGCGCCTATCGGTCGGCTTCCTTGGCAGAGAGAACGTTTCGGTGTTTTTCCCGGCGGCAGGGAAGCGGAAACCAGGTATAAAGTATTAAGTATAAAGTATAAAGTTACAAACGGAGACAGGGAGCCTTTAACGTTTCTTGAAGTTTGGCCTTTGACTGGGCGGACGCATCAAATTCGGGTTCATTTAAAATATCTCGGTTTTCCCATTGTCGGTGACGAGTTTTACGCGGGCCGAAAAAGAGGAAGAGACGACCGGAAATTTTGTCCCAGAGTTTTTTTACACGCCGCTTCGATTGAATTTCTTCATCCGGCAACCGGAAAATTATGCAAAATGGAAGCAAAATTACCGGAAGATTTGCAGCAAATTCTTTCATCTTTGATATAA
- a CDS encoding TraR/DksA C4-type zinc finger protein, translating to MFKFPINILKPIEEHLKRQKEDTEKKMANLAKEDPFSDTDRLIDNASIDTEVKEQIGHQRIEAIKFELSRNLVRIRKALTKIKIGKYGICEKCGKMIDTDRLAVMPTAELCLECEKKKQK from the coding sequence ATGTTTAAATTTCCGATTAACATCTTAAAACCGATTGAGGAACATCTTAAAAGACAAAAAGAAGATACGGAAAAGAAAATGGCGAATTTGGCAAAAGAAGATCCGTTTTCGGATACCGACCGCTTAATTGATAATGCCTCTATTGATACCGAGGTTAAGGAACAGATCGGTCATCAGCGGATTGAGGCGATTAAATTCGAACTTTCCCGAAACTTGGTCAGGATCAGAAAAGCCCTAACGAAAATTAAAATCGGTAAATACGGCATTTGCGAAAAATGCGGGAAAATGATTGACACAGATAGATTGGCGGTTATGCCCACGGCGGAACTTTGCCTTGAGTGCGAAAAAAAGAAACAAAAGTGA
- a CDS encoding prolipoprotein diacylglyceryl transferase: MYPILLTIGPVRIYSFGLFLALGIIMGSFVVWREGRKAKLDEQRIVDFLLAELFFGLMGARIYYLILHFSDFGLAPFKWFLFFHFPGLSFIGAIFGGLIGALIFARRQNWSFWQLGDFLVLGLSLGEAIGRIGAFLGGSAYGEITNLPLGVPMIGLLGKRHPTQIYELIAAILTFVLLVKLEKKWRERQLPTGLNFLFYFLIFGITRFFLEILRGDSVYFLGWRTTQIVCLFFILSATVFLFRRLGRNLKTDFLVVLTKIKNLKFKKGNYV, from the coding sequence ATGTACCCGATTCTTTTAACGATCGGTCCAGTCAGAATTTATTCTTTCGGACTTTTTCTGGCCTTGGGAATCATCATGGGGAGTTTTGTGGTTTGGCGTGAAGGCAGAAAGGCCAAGCTAGACGAGCAAAGAATAGTTGATTTTCTTTTGGCCGAGCTTTTCTTTGGTCTTATGGGTGCCAGAATTTATTATTTGATTCTTCATTTTTCTGATTTCGGTTTAGCCCCCTTTAAATGGTTTTTGTTTTTTCATTTTCCGGGGCTTTCCTTTATCGGTGCCATTTTCGGCGGTTTAATCGGGGCTTTAATTTTTGCCAGGCGTCAGAATTGGTCTTTTTGGCAACTGGGCGATTTTTTAGTCTTGGGCTTAAGTTTGGGCGAGGCCATTGGGAGAATTGGTGCTTTCTTGGGAGGATCGGCTTATGGAGAAATAACTAATCTGCCTTTGGGTGTTCCCATGATCGGACTTCTCGGTAAACGCCATCCGACGCAAATTTACGAGCTAATCGCGGCCATCCTTACTTTTGTTTTGTTAGTAAAATTAGAAAAAAAATGGCGAGAGAGACAGTTGCCGACGGGTCTTAATTTTCTTTTCTATTTTCTTATTTTTGGAATCACCAGATTTTTTCTTGAAATCCTCAGGGGTGATAGTGTATACTTCTTGGGTTGGCGAACAACACAAATAGTTTGCCTCTTTTTTATTTTAAGCGCAACTGTTTTTTTGTTTCGCCGTTTAGGCAGAAATCTCAAAACGGATTTCTTGGTCGTTTTAACAAAAATTAAAAATCTAAAATTTAAGAAAGGCAATTATGTTTAA
- a CDS encoding MFS transporter — protein sequence MNSPILSVINNKHFRNLWLGQITSQVATNMLTFVLVLRIYQTTVSNTAVSLLILTLGLPAVVVGILAGTLVDSWDKRNVLIVTNLLRTILILGFFFSSETLLWVYLLILAISITTQFFVPAEAPTIPRLISKELLLPANSLFTFTFYTSMVIGYIFSGPALRFFGNHNVFLFLSALLALAAFFVSQIPGEVKKAQAKMKFDKDEAVKIYRDFLSGLKFIKEDKKVGLAIFLQTVAQALFVCLATLAPGFADTVLKIEVSDASYIILGPAGTGLILGALLVGQFGQRFPKERLVNIGIVCAGVLLFLLAILAGLGGLVVVLFLLGLLGVFTAFVTVPSSTMLQEYTPSALQGRVYGFVTAFVGGAAILPAIFTGLAADLFGIRVVILFLALLVLAFAIYRLDKARYNE from the coding sequence ATGAATTCACCAATTTTAAGCGTTATCAACAATAAACACTTCCGTAATCTTTGGCTGGGTCAGATAACTTCTCAAGTGGCGACAAACATGTTAACTTTTGTTTTGGTTTTACGAATTTATCAAACCACCGTTTCCAATACCGCGGTTTCCCTTTTGATTTTAACGCTGGGTTTACCGGCGGTTGTCGTCGGTATTTTGGCCGGAACCTTGGTTGATTCCTGGGACAAAAGGAACGTTTTAATTGTCACCAACTTATTGCGGACGATTCTTATTTTGGGTTTTTTCTTTTCTTCGGAAACGCTTCTTTGGGTTTATCTTTTGATTTTGGCAATTTCCATAACCACCCAATTTTTCGTGCCGGCGGAAGCGCCGACCATTCCCAGGCTTATTTCTAAAGAACTCTTATTGCCAGCCAATTCGCTTTTTACTTTTACTTTTTATACCTCGATGGTTATTGGTTATATTTTTTCCGGGCCGGCCCTGCGGTTTTTCGGCAATCACAATGTCTTTTTATTTTTGTCAGCCCTTTTAGCCCTGGCGGCCTTTTTTGTTTCGCAAATTCCCGGTGAGGTTAAAAAAGCCCAGGCCAAAATGAAATTTGACAAAGACGAGGCCGTAAAGATTTACCGGGATTTTTTAAGCGGCCTAAAATTTATTAAAGAAGACAAAAAAGTCGGATTGGCGATCTTTTTGCAAACCGTGGCGCAGGCTTTATTCGTTTGTCTGGCGACTTTAGCGCCCGGCTTTGCCGATACCGTTTTAAAAATTGAGGTCAGCGACGCTTCGTATATCATTTTAGGGCCCGCCGGAACAGGGCTCATTTTGGGCGCTTTGCTGGTTGGGCAATTCGGCCAAAGATTTCCCAAAGAAAGATTAGTTAATATCGGGATTGTCTGCGCTGGCGTTTTACTTTTCCTTTTAGCCATTTTAGCGGGTTTGGGCGGTTTAGTGGTGGTTCTTTTTCTCTTAGGTCTTTTAGGCGTTTTCACGGCTTTCGTGACGGTTCCCTCCAGCACGATGCTGCAGGAATATACACCTTCGGCCCTTCAGGGTCGGGTTTATGGTTTTGTGACCGCTTTTGTCGGCGGCGCGGCCATTTTACCCGCCATTTTCACCGGTTTAGCCGCTGATCTTTTCGGCATCAGGGTCGTTATCCTTTTTCTGGCTCTTTTAGTTTTAGCTTTTGCAATTTACAGATTGGATAAAGCAAGATATAATGAGTGA
- the efp gene encoding elongation factor P — MMIPVTNLRTGACFTDGKDLFLVLTYEHVKMGRGTATIRVKVKNLKSGATTEKSFISGAKVEEASLAKKEMQYLYKATNFVFMDPQTFEQIELSAEKIADSAPYLQEGMTVKILFHQEEPLTLELPIKMEFTVAETEPGIRGNSATNIFKDAVLSNGLKIKVPLFVKLGDRILVDTRTGEYEERVMK, encoded by the coding sequence ATGATGATTCCGGTTACTAATTTACGCACCGGTGCTTGTTTTACTGACGGTAAAGATCTTTTTTTGGTCTTGACCTATGAACATGTCAAAATGGGTCGTGGCACAGCGACAATTCGGGTTAAAGTCAAAAACTTAAAGTCGGGGGCAACCACGGAGAAATCCTTTATTTCCGGGGCTAAAGTTGAAGAAGCGTCGCTTGCCAAAAAAGAAATGCAATATCTTTACAAAGCGACCAATTTCGTTTTTATGGATCCGCAAACGTTTGAACAGATTGAGCTTTCGGCCGAAAAAATTGCAGACAGCGCCCCTTATCTTCAGGAAGGCATGACCGTCAAAATTCTTTTTCATCAGGAGGAGCCTTTAACCTTAGAATTACCGATTAAAATGGAGTTTACCGTTGCCGAAACCGAACCGGGGATCAGGGGCAATTCGGCGACGAACATTTTTAAAGACGCCGTCCTTTCTAATGGGTTAAAAATTAAAGTCCCTCTTTTTGTCAAGTTAGGTGATCGGATTTTAGTAGATACGAGAACGGGAGAATACGAAGAAAGAGTAATGAAATAG
- a CDS encoding leucyl aminopeptidase, translating to MKFTLKIGSLEQAQTEAIALFVWEEGFTPYADQIDRVLGGFLKKETLRRQFKAETGKFLIVPSYKKLFAEKVILLGLGKKADFNALKARQVFAALAKKLKEEGIESLGFANQADFEFVQALVEGITLGSYQFGKYKSVGPSKEKETEKEIVILVKDARELVSLREKLTRGEILSQATIFARDLVNEPSSVTTPTYLASLAEKIGKNSKFLCKIYEKEDLKKLGMGALLGVAQGSDEPPKLIRLEYNPPSPRLRRARKIVLVGKGITFDTGGLSLKKQNEMETMKMDMAGAAAILAVFSVLEKIKPRVHIIGLMPVTENMPSGKAIKPGDIVKAYNGKTIEVVNTDAEGRLILADALAFGETLKPDLILDIATLTGACLVALGEDIAGIFSDEQKLVKEISQAGEAVGEKFWPMPLEKTYRELLKSETADLKNVTGRHVGGAITAALFLQEFISKTPWAHLDIAGPAWQEKGTDLLPRGGTGFAVRTILNFLEA from the coding sequence ATGAAATTTACTCTTAAGATCGGGAGTCTTGAGCAAGCCCAAACCGAAGCGATCGCTCTTTTTGTTTGGGAAGAAGGTTTTACTCCTTATGCCGACCAAATCGACCGGGTTTTGGGAGGTTTTTTAAAAAAAGAAACTCTTCGCCGTCAGTTTAAGGCCGAAACGGGCAAATTTCTTATTGTTCCTTCATACAAAAAACTTTTCGCCGAAAAAGTCATTCTTCTCGGTTTAGGTAAAAAAGCCGATTTTAATGCCTTAAAAGCCCGTCAGGTGTTTGCCGCCTTAGCCAAGAAACTTAAGGAAGAGGGGATCGAGAGTCTGGGTTTCGCTAATCAGGCTGATTTTGAATTTGTACAGGCCTTAGTTGAAGGAATAACGTTGGGAAGTTACCAGTTTGGGAAATACAAGTCGGTTGGGCCTTCAAAAGAAAAAGAAACGGAAAAAGAAATCGTTATTTTGGTCAAAGACGCCCGGGAATTGGTGTCTTTAAGAGAGAAGTTAACCAGGGGCGAAATTTTGAGTCAGGCGACAATTTTCGCCCGAGACTTGGTTAACGAACCTTCCTCGGTGACGACGCCGACCTATTTGGCTTCTTTAGCGGAAAAAATCGGCAAAAACAGCAAATTTCTTTGCAAAATTTACGAAAAGGAGGATTTAAAGAAATTAGGCATGGGAGCCCTTTTGGGCGTGGCCCAAGGCTCTGATGAGCCTCCTAAATTAATTAGACTGGAATACAACCCGCCTTCGCCAAGGCTTCGGCGGGCGAGGAAAATCGTTTTGGTCGGCAAGGGCATCACTTTTGACACCGGCGGTTTGTCCTTGAAAAAACAAAACGAGATGGAAACGATGAAAATGGACATGGCCGGAGCGGCCGCGATTTTGGCCGTTTTTTCGGTTTTGGAAAAAATTAAACCCCGAGTTCATATTATCGGTTTAATGCCCGTGACCGAAAATATGCCCTCCGGCAAAGCGATTAAGCCCGGTGATATTGTTAAAGCCTATAACGGCAAAACCATCGAGGTTGTCAATACCGATGCCGAGGGCCGGCTGATTTTGGCCGACGCCCTGGCTTTTGGTGAAACCTTAAAACCCGACCTTATTTTGGACATCGCCACCCTGACCGGAGCTTGTCTGGTCGCTTTGGGCGAGGACATTGCCGGCATCTTTTCCGACGAGCAAAAATTAGTCAAAGAAATAAGCCAAGCGGGCGAGGCGGTCGGCGAAAAATTCTGGCCGATGCCGCTTGAAAAAACCTATCGGGAGCTTTTAAAATCGGAAACCGCCGATTTAAAAAATGTCACCGGCAGACACGTTGGCGGCGCCATCACGGCCGCGCTTTTTTTACAGGAATTTATTTCCAAAACGCCATGGGCCCATTTAGACATCGCCGGTCCGGCCTGGCAGGAGAAAGGGACTGATCTTTTGCCTCGGGGCGGAACGGGCTTTGCCGTTCGCACGATTTTAAATTTTTTGGAGGCATGA
- a CDS encoding nucleoside deaminase, producing MDDKEYLKLAVEQAKKSVEESGFPAGAIIVKNNEIIAEGVSLGFKLNDPTSHAETSSIREACRKLQTTDLTSATLYASLQPCLMCFSVANWAGITRIVFGCKKTEEMAKKGYYEGMTDIYKVNKENNRQVEIEYLPDFEQEMLELIKSWEQKDGH from the coding sequence ATGGATGATAAAGAATATTTGAAACTAGCCGTAGAACAAGCTAAGAAATCAGTTGAAGAAAGTGGGTTTCCCGCCGGTGCGATAATTGTTAAAAATAACGAAATTATTGCCGAAGGTGTTAGTTTAGGGTTTAAACTGAATGATCCTACCAGCCATGCGGAAACTTCTTCCATCAGGGAAGCGTGTAGAAAATTACAAACAACAGATTTAACAAGCGCTACTCTTTATGCTTCTCTACAACCATGTTTAATGTGTTTTAGTGTTGCGAATTGGGCTGGAATTACAAGAATAGTGTTTGGTTGTAAAAAGACCGAAGAGATGGCTAAAAAAGGATATTATGAAGGTATGACAGATATTTATAAAGTAAACAAAGAAAACAATCGACAGGTTGAAATTGAATACTTACCCGATTTTGAACAAGAAATGCTTGAGTTGATTAAAAGTTGGGAGCAGAAAGATGGACACTAA
- the dnaB gene encoding replicative DNA helicase, protein MADIKVPPHDEQAELSILGALLIDKDAVVDVVEFLRPEHFYKDANSLIYTAILSLFETHEPIDIVTVTAELKKHGHFEKIGGTSYLTELLNVVPTSAHAENYGRIVQDHYTRRSLISTAAQITQEAFNQEGEVRKILDQAEAGIFSIAQFHAKRDFMPVKDALAESFDRLDELHKKAGGMRGVPTGFNDLDNRLAGMQPSNLLILAARPGQGKTAFVLNIAQHITVDLKIPIGIFSLEMSKEELVDRLLVAQADVDAWKLKTGKLTDEDFGKLSEAMGQLAEAPLYIDDTPGANILEIRTKARRLQVQQNVQLLVVDYLQLIDSGRRFDNRVQEVSLISAALKNLARELKVPVLAVSQLSRAVESRGTRVPQLADLRESGAIEQDADVVMFLYREEEPEKWGEQILTKLLIAKHRNGPLAEIDLLFRGDRIRFYGVEKKREKES, encoded by the coding sequence ATGGCTGATATCAAAGTTCCACCTCATGATGAACAGGCCGAACTGTCAATTTTGGGCGCGCTTTTAATTGATAAAGACGCGGTGGTTGACGTTGTTGAATTCTTACGGCCCGAGCATTTTTATAAAGACGCCAACAGTCTCATTTATACGGCCATTTTGTCTCTTTTTGAGACCCACGAACCGATTGACATTGTGACCGTGACGGCGGAGCTTAAAAAACACGGTCATTTTGAGAAAATCGGCGGCACTTCTTACTTAACCGAACTTTTAAACGTGGTGCCGACTTCGGCGCACGCGGAAAATTACGGACGGATTGTTCAGGATCATTACACGCGAAGAAGTTTAATCTCAACCGCCGCGCAAATTACCCAAGAAGCTTTTAACCAGGAAGGGGAAGTCAGGAAAATTCTGGATCAGGCCGAAGCCGGAATTTTTTCCATTGCCCAGTTTCACGCCAAGAGAGATTTTATGCCGGTTAAAGACGCCTTGGCCGAATCTTTTGATCGGCTGGATGAACTTCATAAAAAAGCCGGAGGGATGCGGGGCGTGCCGACGGGTTTTAACGATCTGGATAACCGCTTGGCCGGCATGCAGCCTTCTAATCTTTTGATTTTGGCCGCCCGTCCCGGTCAGGGAAAAACGGCTTTCGTTTTAAATATTGCCCAGCACATAACCGTTGATTTAAAAATTCCCATCGGTATTTTTTCGCTGGAAATGAGCAAGGAAGAGTTGGTTGATCGTTTACTGGTCGCTCAGGCTGACGTTGATGCCTGGAAGCTTAAAACCGGAAAATTGACGGATGAGGATTTTGGCAAATTGTCAGAAGCCATGGGACAATTGGCGGAAGCGCCTTTGTACATTGACGATACGCCGGGCGCCAATATTTTGGAGATCAGAACCAAAGCCAGAAGACTCCAGGTTCAACAAAATGTTCAGCTTCTGGTTGTTGATTATCTGCAGCTTATTGATTCAGGGAGAAGGTTTGATAACCGGGTGCAGGAGGTTTCCTTAATCTCGGCGGCTTTAAAAAACTTAGCCCGTGAACTTAAAGTGCCGGTTCTGGCCGTTTCCCAGCTTTCCCGGGCGGTTGAATCACGGGGAACCAGGGTGCCGCAGTTGGCCGATCTTCGGGAGTCGGGGGCGATTGAACAGGATGCCGACGTCGTCATGTTTTTATATCGGGAAGAAGAACCGGAAAAGTGGGGCGAGCAGATTTTAACCAAACTTTTAATTGCCAAACACCGAAACGGGCCCTTGGCGGAAATTGATCTTCTGTTCCGCGGCGACCGCATTAGATTCTACGGAGTTGAGAAGAAGAGAGAAAAAGAAAGCTAA
- a CDS encoding MBL fold metallo-hydrolase produces the protein MEITHLGHSSFKIRGKSLTLVTDPFLPEMVGLKFPKVEADIVTISHNHEDHNQARLVGGQPRIFSGAGEYEVGGTKIVGIQTYHDNEKGAKFGKNTIYQIQMDGLILAHLGDLGGKLTTEQIETLNGVDIIFVPVGGTFSLDAHNASEVVAQFEAKIVIPMHYGLPGLKIDLSPVDKFLEEMGKEEVKPQPKLIVTKDKLPDELEVVVLA, from the coding sequence ATGGAAATAACGCATCTTGGTCATTCTTCCTTTAAAATTCGCGGCAAGAGTCTGACTTTAGTGACCGATCCTTTTTTGCCCGAGATGGTAGGTTTAAAATTCCCCAAAGTCGAGGCCGATATCGTCACGATTTCTCATAATCACGAGGATCACAATCAGGCTCGTTTAGTCGGCGGTCAGCCACGGATTTTTTCCGGAGCCGGAGAATACGAGGTTGGGGGAACCAAAATTGTCGGGATCCAAACTTATCATGACAACGAAAAAGGGGCGAAATTTGGTAAAAATACGATTTATCAAATTCAAATGGACGGACTGATCCTGGCGCATTTAGGCGATTTGGGAGGAAAGTTAACGACCGAACAAATCGAAACTTTAAACGGGGTGGATATTATTTTTGTGCCGGTAGGCGGCACCTTTAGTTTAGACGCTCATAACGCTTCGGAGGTTGTGGCTCAGTTTGAAGCGAAAATTGTTATCCCCATGCACTACGGTCTTCCGGGTTTAAAAATTGACCTTTCGCCGGTTGACAAATTCTTAGAAGAGATGGGTAAAGAAGAAGTCAAACCTCAACCCAAATTGATAGTCACCAAAGATAAATTACCCGACGAGCTGGAAGTCGTCGTTCTTGCCTAA
- a CDS encoding Ig-like domain-containing protein encodes MNLGRETILAAVAGLGVGLLAAWAVWSLPNVLPQKKAPTEITEKEIPASETAVEAFNLTLSQPENDALVETNQVTVTGKTSQGTTVVVNGPLKDEIVTAGNDGSFSATMTLEEGANEIIVTAYDKTGTEKSETRTVNYTKEQF; translated from the coding sequence ATGAATCTTGGTCGAGAGACAATTTTAGCTGCCGTTGCCGGCTTAGGCGTTGGTCTTTTGGCTGCCTGGGCTGTTTGGAGCCTCCCCAATGTCCTTCCCCAAAAAAAAGCGCCAACCGAAATTACGGAAAAAGAGATTCCGGCTTCAGAAACCGCTGTTGAAGCTTTCAACTTAACCTTAAGTCAACCGGAAAACGATGCTCTCGTGGAAACAAATCAAGTTACCGTCACCGGAAAAACCTCTCAAGGAACAACCGTTGTTGTTAATGGTCCGCTTAAAGACGAAATCGTGACGGCCGGAAACGATGGTTCCTTCTCCGCCACCATGACTTTAGAAGAAGGTGCCAATGAAATTATTGTCACCGCTTACGATAAAACCGGTACGGAAAAATCAGAAACCAGAACGGTTAATTATACCAAGGAACAATTTTAA